One window from the genome of Magnolia sinica isolate HGM2019 chromosome 4, MsV1, whole genome shotgun sequence encodes:
- the LOC131242271 gene encoding copper-transporting ATPase PAA1, chloroplastic-like isoform X2: MESAVLSIPIISSKTLKYNPNSLHRNHFKPSPNQTLTKSSIRSIVSSNSHRSREFFSMSFAAILPENPSATALISRQLASASSSARASASGGSGESKPVSDSSANEIILDVAGMMCDGCVKSVTRILESQPQVSSARVNLATETAVVCATPEAQVTQNWQQQVGETLANHLTNCGFKSNLRG; this comes from the exons atggagTCTGCAGTTCTATCTATTCCCATCATCTCCTCCAAAACCCTAAAGTACAATCCGAACTCTCTCCATCGCAATCACTTCAAACCTTCTCCCAATCAAACCCTCACCAAATCCAGCATCAGAAGCATCGTGTCCAGCAATTCTCATCGCTCAAGGGAATTCTTCTCGATGTCATTCGCTGCAATTCTACCCGAAAACCCGTCCGCCACGGCCCTGATTTCACGCCAATTAGCATCCGCCTCAAGCTCTGCCAGAGCATCTGCTTCTGGCGGAAGTGGGGAGTCGAAACCCGTTTCAGATTCTTCTGCCAACGAGATAATCCTCGATGTTGCT GGAATGATGTGTGATGGATGTGTAAAAAGTGTTACCCGAATACTGGAAAGTCAA CCTCAGGTATCCTCTGCCAGAGTCAATCTTGCAACAGAAACAGCAGTTGTATGTGCCACACCTGAAGCCCAGGTTACACAGAACTGGCAACAACAGGTAGGAGAGACACTTGCAAACCACTTGACCAATTGTGGATTTAAGTCCAACCTTCGAG GTTGA
- the LOC131242271 gene encoding copper-transporting ATPase PAA1, chloroplastic-like isoform X1 gives MESAVLSIPIISSKTLKYNPNSLHRNHFKPSPNQTLTKSSIRSIVSSNSHRSREFFSMSFAAILPENPSATALISRQLASASSSARASASGGSGESKPVSDSSANEIILDVAGMMCDGCVKSVTRILESQPQVSSARVNLATETAVVCATPEAQVTQNWQQQVGETLANHLTNCGFKSNLRAR, from the exons atggagTCTGCAGTTCTATCTATTCCCATCATCTCCTCCAAAACCCTAAAGTACAATCCGAACTCTCTCCATCGCAATCACTTCAAACCTTCTCCCAATCAAACCCTCACCAAATCCAGCATCAGAAGCATCGTGTCCAGCAATTCTCATCGCTCAAGGGAATTCTTCTCGATGTCATTCGCTGCAATTCTACCCGAAAACCCGTCCGCCACGGCCCTGATTTCACGCCAATTAGCATCCGCCTCAAGCTCTGCCAGAGCATCTGCTTCTGGCGGAAGTGGGGAGTCGAAACCCGTTTCAGATTCTTCTGCCAACGAGATAATCCTCGATGTTGCT GGAATGATGTGTGATGGATGTGTAAAAAGTGTTACCCGAATACTGGAAAGTCAA CCTCAGGTATCCTCTGCCAGAGTCAATCTTGCAACAGAAACAGCAGTTGTATGTGCCACACCTGAAGCCCAGGTTACACAGAACTGGCAACAACAGGTAGGAGAGACACTTGCAAACCACTTGACCAATTGTGGATTTAAGTCCAACCTTCGAG CTCGGTAA